In Deltaproteobacteria bacterium GWC2_55_46, a single window of DNA contains:
- a CDS encoding NAD+ synthase: protein MRRLRLAMAQINPTVGDIRGNAKKILSYTGKAKKAGAGLILFPELSLTGYPPEDLLLKPGFIDDNLKALKVLARKISGITAIVGFVDRKADIYNAAAIVHGGKVAAVYHKMYLPNYGVFDEQRYFQAGTDPLNFVLGGITIGIEICEDIWYPDGPARAQCLAGAELIVNINASPYHTGKAVAREEMLVTRARDNEVIIAYNNTVGGQDELVFDGRGMVVDERGEIIARGRAFEEDLIITDLDIDSISMVRLHDPRRREAKRMAPQEVKTVDLGALPKKTKLQRLAKKEAGPLNESEEVLKALILGTGDYVRKNGFNHVVVGLSGGIDSSLVASVACLALGKENITGVLMPSRYTSKESIDDAASLARNLGIKKMTIPIDDTYQRYLDMMRKAFSGTRPNEAEENMQARIRGNILMALSNKFGWLVLTTGNKSEMSVGYATLYGDMAGGFAVIKDVPKTLVYRVSQKLNELEGSELIPQRVFTKAPTAELRPDQTDQDTLPPYDTLDRILKAYVEEDRSIEEIAMMGFGKELVRKVASMVDSSEYKRRQAPPGVKITPRALGKDRRMPITNRYENGGR, encoded by the coding sequence ATGCGCAGATTAAGGCTCGCCATGGCCCAGATAAACCCAACCGTGGGCGATATCAGGGGCAACGCAAAAAAGATACTCTCCTATACCGGGAAGGCGAAGAAGGCCGGGGCAGGGCTTATCCTCTTCCCTGAACTCTCCCTTACGGGATATCCGCCTGAAGACCTGCTCTTGAAGCCCGGCTTCATAGACGACAACCTCAAGGCCCTCAAAGTCCTCGCCAGAAAGATAAGCGGCATAACCGCCATAGTAGGCTTCGTCGACAGGAAGGCCGATATATACAACGCGGCGGCGATAGTGCATGGCGGCAAGGTCGCGGCCGTCTATCACAAGATGTACCTGCCAAACTACGGCGTCTTTGACGAGCAGAGGTATTTCCAGGCGGGCACGGATCCTTTGAACTTCGTCCTGGGCGGCATAACCATAGGCATAGAGATATGCGAGGACATCTGGTACCCGGACGGCCCCGCCAGGGCGCAGTGCCTTGCAGGGGCCGAGCTCATCGTGAACATAAACGCCTCCCCTTACCACACTGGCAAGGCCGTGGCCAGGGAGGAGATGCTCGTCACAAGGGCGAGGGACAACGAGGTGATTATCGCCTACAACAACACCGTAGGCGGGCAGGACGAGCTGGTATTTGACGGCAGGGGCATGGTCGTCGATGAAAGGGGAGAGATAATCGCCAGGGGCAGGGCCTTCGAAGAGGACCTGATAATAACCGACCTGGATATCGATTCGATATCGATGGTCCGTCTCCACGACCCGAGAAGGCGCGAGGCCAAAAGGATGGCCCCCCAGGAGGTCAAAACCGTCGACCTTGGGGCCCTGCCTAAAAAAACGAAGCTCCAGCGCCTTGCAAAAAAAGAGGCCGGGCCTTTGAACGAGTCTGAAGAAGTACTAAAGGCGCTCATACTCGGCACAGGAGACTACGTAAGGAAAAACGGCTTCAACCACGTGGTAGTCGGCTTGAGCGGCGGGATAGACTCTTCACTTGTCGCCTCTGTCGCCTGCCTCGCCCTCGGCAAAGAGAACATCACCGGAGTTCTCATGCCTTCGAGGTATACATCGAAAGAGAGTATCGATGACGCGGCATCTCTGGCCAGAAACCTCGGCATAAAGAAGATGACCATACCCATAGACGATACCTACCAGAGATACCTTGACATGATGCGCAAGGCCTTCTCCGGCACAAGGCCCAACGAGGCGGAGGAGAATATGCAGGCCAGGATAAGGGGCAATATCCTCATGGCCTTGAGCAACAAGTTCGGCTGGCTTGTCCTTACGACCGGGAACAAGAGCGAAATGAGCGTCGGGTACGCTACACTCTACGGGGACATGGCCGGGGGCTTCGCGGTGATAAAAGACGTGCCAAAGACCCTCGTCTACAGGGTCTCTCAAAAGTTAAACGAGCTTGAAGGCAGCGAGCTCATCCCGCAAAGGGTATTCACAAAGGCGCCTACGGCGGAGCTGAGGCCGGACCAGACCGACCAGGACACGCTCCCTCCTTATGATACGCTCGACAGGATACTCAAGGCCTACGTCGAGGAGGACAGGTCAATAGAGGAAATCGCCATGATGGGCTTTGGAAAAGAGCTTGTAAGGAAGGTGGCCTCGATGGTAGACAGTAGCGAATACAAGAGAAGGCAGGCGCCCCCGGGGGTCAAGATAACCCCCAGGGCCCTCGGCAAGGACAGGCGCATGCCCATAACCAACAGATATGAGAACGGGGGCAGATAA
- a CDS encoding undecaprenyl-diphosphatase, translating to MDITQALVLAIIQGITEFLPISSTAHLILVPLITGWPDQGLSFDVALNTATWLAVVVYFRKDIIAISRGFVRSLGERSLKGNHEGALAWMALLGTIPVGLAGVLAHDVVAGELRTLEVIGWSSIIWGLVLWVADRNPGRTDIKEVGWKAAIAVGLAQAIALVPGTSRSGITMTAGLFMGLSRMAAARFSFLLAIVVGALAGAKEGADMVKAGVDTPWTAVLIGGSVAFVSAYLAIHYFLKIISRSSMVPFVVYRVALGVVILAYAYYNL from the coding sequence ATGGATATCACCCAGGCCCTTGTCCTCGCCATAATACAGGGCATAACCGAATTCCTCCCGATATCCTCCACCGCGCACCTGATACTGGTCCCGCTCATCACAGGGTGGCCTGACCAGGGGCTTTCCTTCGACGTGGCCCTCAATACCGCGACCTGGCTCGCGGTGGTCGTCTATTTCCGCAAGGACATAATAGCGATAAGCCGCGGCTTCGTAAGGAGCCTTGGTGAAAGGTCGCTTAAGGGCAACCACGAAGGCGCGCTCGCGTGGATGGCGCTTTTGGGCACCATACCAGTCGGCCTGGCCGGGGTGCTCGCCCACGATGTCGTAGCAGGCGAGCTTCGCACCCTTGAGGTGATAGGCTGGTCGTCAATAATCTGGGGGCTTGTCCTTTGGGTGGCTGACAGGAACCCCGGCAGAACGGATATCAAAGAGGTCGGATGGAAGGCTGCGATCGCCGTAGGCCTGGCCCAGGCCATAGCCCTCGTGCCCGGCACAAGCCGGTCGGGCATTACCATGACGGCCGGGCTTTTTATGGGTCTATCGCGCATGGCCGCGGCGAGGTTCTCATTCCTTCTTGCTATCGTTGTCGGGGCCTTGGCCGGGGCGAAGGAGGGGGCCGATATGGTAAAGGCCGGGGTCGACACGCCCTGGACCGCCGTCCTCATAGGCGGGTCCGTGGCATTTGTCTCAGCCTACCTTGCGATACATTACTTCCTTAAGATCATCTCCCGCTCGTCGATGGTGCCGTTCGTCGTATACCGTGTCGCCCTCGGCGTCGTCATCTTAGCCTACGCATATTACAATCTTTAA
- a CDS encoding TIGR01212 family radical SAM protein — MTQETRLYNSLSSHLRSTFGCKLFKVSINTGLSCPNRDGAKGKGGCAYCDSSTLLPKDFISGSRVREQLLSGIEYVRKRHKADSFIAYFQVNTNTHAPVEELKRLYEEALIPEVAAIAVSTRPDCLAEEVLDLLCELGSKKHLWIELGLQSANDSTLERINRGHTAAEFADACGRAAKRGIEVCAHVIVGLPGEGLADILNTMDFVSALPVSGIKFHQLQVIKGTRLEEDWRRGEVKTLSLEEYADMVVKCLERLPPEMIIHRLCGDVPRRLLLAPVWGVNKFMIIDKIEGLLRERRTRQGALYIPAGA, encoded by the coding sequence ATGACGCAAGAAACCAGACTCTACAACTCCCTTTCCAGCCACCTTAGATCCACCTTCGGCTGCAAGCTCTTCAAGGTGAGCATAAATACCGGCCTTTCCTGCCCGAACAGGGACGGGGCAAAAGGCAAAGGCGGCTGCGCCTACTGCGACTCTTCCACCCTCCTTCCAAAGGATTTCATCTCCGGCTCCCGTGTAAGGGAACAGCTTCTGAGCGGCATCGAGTATGTAAGAAAGCGCCACAAGGCGGATAGCTTCATAGCATACTTCCAGGTGAATACGAATACCCACGCCCCCGTGGAGGAACTCAAGAGGCTCTACGAAGAGGCCCTCATCCCGGAGGTCGCCGCGATAGCGGTCTCGACCAGGCCGGACTGCCTTGCAGAAGAGGTCCTTGACCTCCTTTGTGAGCTTGGATCAAAAAAACATCTTTGGATTGAGCTTGGGCTTCAGTCGGCCAATGACTCAACGCTTGAAAGGATAAACAGGGGCCATACCGCGGCCGAATTCGCCGACGCCTGCGGGAGGGCGGCAAAGCGGGGGATAGAGGTCTGCGCCCATGTGATAGTCGGTTTGCCGGGGGAGGGGTTGGCTGATATCCTCAATACCATGGACTTTGTAAGCGCCTTGCCCGTAAGCGGCATAAAATTCCATCAGCTTCAGGTAATAAAGGGCACGCGCCTTGAAGAGGATTGGAGAAGAGGCGAGGTAAAGACCCTCAGCCTTGAAGAGTACGCGGATATGGTGGTAAAATGCCTTGAGCGGCTGCCCCCGGAGATGATCATCCACCGCCTGTGCGGGGATGTCCCCAGGCGGCTTCTCCTCGCCCCTGTATGGGGCGTAAATAAGTTCATGATCATAGACAAAATAGAAGGGCTTCTGCGGGAAAGGCGGACGCGGCAGGGCGCGCTTTATATCCCGGCGGGCGCTTGA
- a CDS encoding 4Fe-4S ferredoxin, giving the protein MTDKDKSNEQAGPEGNSRREFLSKAAKGTVAAAAVAGAGALLANSDTAEAKASWGEWFQKNYRLMTDEEKKESIARLEKRYTEEFGKKTTVDGTPAQEGVLFGYALNIQKCIGCRRCVHACVKENNQSRDNPEIQWIRVLKMEKGNFLAENMDKGYPDPVGIQVGGNAYQNAGVTLEGEHYYEPEQVPEKGHFYLPMQCMQCEKPPCVKVCPVRTTYREPDGIVVIDYNWCIGCRMCVSACPYWARRFNWGEPNLPKEEMNPNTHYLGNRPRMKGVTEKCTFCMQRTRQGRYTACVEVCPVGARKFGNLLDPESEVRKVLEKKRVFRLKAELNTYPKFFYFID; this is encoded by the coding sequence ATAACGGACAAAGATAAGTCGAACGAGCAGGCGGGCCCTGAGGGGAACTCCCGCCGCGAGTTCTTGAGCAAGGCCGCGAAAGGCACAGTTGCCGCCGCTGCGGTCGCCGGCGCTGGAGCGCTCCTCGCCAACTCCGACACCGCCGAGGCGAAGGCCTCCTGGGGCGAGTGGTTTCAGAAAAACTACCGCCTCATGACCGATGAGGAGAAAAAAGAATCGATAGCCAGGCTTGAGAAGAGGTACACCGAGGAGTTCGGCAAGAAGACCACGGTAGACGGCACGCCTGCCCAGGAAGGGGTGCTCTTCGGCTACGCCCTCAATATCCAGAAGTGCATCGGCTGCAGAAGATGCGTCCACGCCTGCGTCAAGGAGAATAACCAGTCCCGCGACAACCCAGAGATACAGTGGATCAGGGTCTTGAAGATGGAGAAGGGCAACTTCCTCGCCGAGAACATGGACAAGGGCTACCCCGACCCCGTTGGCATCCAGGTCGGCGGGAACGCCTATCAGAACGCCGGGGTTACTCTCGAAGGAGAGCACTACTACGAGCCTGAACAGGTGCCTGAGAAGGGCCATTTCTACCTCCCCATGCAGTGCATGCAGTGCGAGAAGCCGCCCTGCGTAAAGGTCTGCCCCGTGCGCACCACCTACAGGGAGCCGGACGGCATAGTTGTCATCGACTACAACTGGTGCATAGGCTGCAGGATGTGTGTCTCGGCCTGCCCATACTGGGCCAGGAGGTTCAACTGGGGCGAGCCCAACCTCCCGAAAGAGGAGATGAACCCGAACACCCATTACCTGGGCAACCGCCCGAGGATGAAGGGCGTTACCGAGAAGTGCACCTTCTGCATGCAGAGGACAAGGCAGGGAAGATACACCGCCTGCGTGGAGGTCTGCCCGGTCGGGGCGAGGAAGTTCGGCAACCTCCTCGACCCTGAAAGCGAAGTCAGGAAGGTACTGGAGAAGAAGAGGGTCTTTAGGCTCAAGGCAGAGCTCAATACCTACCCGAAGTTCTTCTACTTCATAGATTAG
- a CDS encoding ubiquinol-cytochrome c reductase iron-sulfur subunit: MSKITEQILSRRGFLTAAAAFLGAIGAAFAAVPFIRAMSPTKDILAAGTLEVDISSIPEGGTKTVIWRKQPVFILRRTPQMIEEANRIDPHTLSDPANPEERVVDPKIFVAIAICTHLGCIPKFMDRMPDTGVAGFYCPCHGGKYDNLGRRLGGPPPENLHLVPYALIDSNRLLIGTERFAGYGENVRKVQELPKV, translated from the coding sequence ATGTCCAAGATAACAGAGCAGATATTGAGCCGCCGGGGCTTTTTGACCGCCGCCGCCGCCTTTTTAGGGGCCATTGGCGCGGCCTTCGCCGCGGTGCCCTTTATCCGGGCTATGAGCCCCACAAAGGACATCCTCGCGGCCGGCACGCTCGAGGTGGACATCTCCTCGATCCCTGAAGGTGGTACCAAGACCGTCATCTGGAGAAAACAGCCGGTATTTATCCTGAGGCGCACGCCCCAGATGATAGAAGAGGCGAATAGAATCGACCCGCATACCCTTTCAGACCCGGCAAATCCGGAAGAACGGGTCGTGGACCCGAAGATCTTCGTGGCGATAGCCATATGCACGCACCTGGGCTGCATACCCAAGTTCATGGATAGGATGCCGGATACCGGCGTTGCGGGTTTTTACTGCCCGTGCCACGGCGGCAAGTACGACAACCTCGGCAGGAGGCTCGGCGGCCCGCCCCCGGAAAACCTGCACCTTGTGCCATATGCCCTTATCGATTCCAACAGGCTTTTAATCGGCACGGAGCGCTTCGCCGGGTATGGGGAGAACGTCAGGAAGGTACAGGAGCTGCCGAAGGTATAA